One stretch of Sinomonas terrae DNA includes these proteins:
- the infB gene encoding translation initiation factor IF-2: MAKVRVHELAKELGITSKDALAKLQELGEFVRSASSTIEAPVVKKLRDAYPSGSPKQAKASAPAPARPAAPRQSAPAPRTGQAPQPAQPSQPAPAAPAAPAAAPSAGVKPGPARPAAPSAPASRPSSDAARPAASSGPRPGAPGPRPGGPRPGNNPFSSSQGMQRPGREERAPRPGNNPFATSQGMPRPGRDGDRPGGPRPAPRPGGTSGIPRPQAPRPGAPRPGAPRPGGARPGAPRPGGSGAPRQGGAGGSRPNPGMMPPRSDRPQPGARPAGTGGRGPGRPGGAPGGAPAGGGFGKGGRGRGGTQGAFGKGGAGRGKQRKSKRAKRQELEQMSAPSLGGVSVPRGDGETIVRLRRGASITDFAEKIDANPASLVTVLFHLGEMATATQSLDEETFSVLGEELGYKIQVVSPEDEERELLESFDIDLDAELEAETDEELETRPAVVTVMGHVDHGKTRLLDAIRHTNVVEGEHGGITQHIGAYQISFEHDGDPRKLTFIDTPGHEAFTAMRARGAQVTDIAVLVVAADDGVMPQTVEALNHAQAAGVPIVVAVNKIDKEGANPDKVRGQLTEYGLVPEEYGGDTMFVDVSARQSLHIDDLISAVLLTADAALDLRANPNKDARGVAIEANLDRGRGAVATVLVQSGTLHVGDNMVAGTAHGRVRAMFDEDGEPVEVALPSRPVQVLGLSSVPRAGDTFLVTEDDRTARQIAEKREAAERNAQLAKRRKRISLEDFDKAVAEGKIDTLNLILKGDVSGAVEALEDSLLKIDVGEEVQLRVIHRGVGAITQNDVNLATVDNAIIIGFNVRPAERVAELADREGVDMRFYSVIYAAIEDIELALKGMLKPEYEEVQLGTAEVREIFRSSKFGNIAGSIVRSGIIRRNSKARLLRGGVVVAENLSIDSLKRFKDDATEVREGFECGIGLGSFNDIQLEDVIETFEMREKPRV, from the coding sequence GTGGCCAAGGTCCGCGTACACGAGCTCGCGAAGGAGCTCGGTATCACCTCTAAGGACGCCCTCGCCAAGCTTCAAGAGCTTGGTGAGTTCGTGCGTTCTGCGTCCTCGACGATCGAGGCGCCCGTCGTGAAGAAGCTTCGCGACGCCTACCCCTCAGGTTCACCCAAGCAGGCGAAGGCATCCGCGCCCGCCCCGGCGCGCCCGGCCGCACCGCGCCAGTCGGCGCCGGCCCCCCGGACGGGGCAGGCCCCCCAGCCGGCTCAGCCCAGCCAGCCGGCCCCCGCTGCGCCTGCGGCTCCGGCCGCGGCGCCTTCAGCTGGGGTCAAGCCCGGCCCCGCCCGCCCGGCGGCGCCGTCCGCTCCGGCTTCCCGCCCGTCGTCGGACGCAGCACGCCCCGCCGCTAGCTCGGGTCCGCGTCCTGGCGCCCCCGGCCCCCGTCCGGGCGGCCCCCGCCCCGGCAACAACCCGTTCTCGTCCTCTCAGGGGATGCAGCGTCCGGGCCGCGAGGAGCGCGCTCCCCGTCCGGGCAACAATCCCTTCGCGACTTCCCAGGGCATGCCCCGCCCCGGGCGCGATGGCGATCGGCCGGGCGGTCCGCGTCCTGCCCCCCGTCCCGGCGGCACTTCGGGTATCCCGCGTCCCCAGGCCCCGCGCCCGGGCGCTCCGCGTCCCGGTGCCCCCCGTCCCGGCGGTGCCCGCCCCGGTGCTCCGCGCCCGGGTGGCTCCGGCGCTCCCCGTCAGGGCGGTGCAGGCGGATCTCGTCCGAACCCCGGCATGATGCCTCCGCGCTCTGACCGTCCGCAGCCGGGAGCACGCCCGGCCGGGACCGGCGGGCGTGGTCCCGGACGTCCTGGTGGCGCACCGGGAGGTGCTCCCGCCGGAGGCGGCTTCGGCAAGGGCGGCCGTGGACGCGGCGGCACTCAGGGTGCCTTCGGCAAGGGTGGCGCTGGTCGCGGCAAGCAGCGCAAGTCGAAGCGCGCGAAGCGCCAAGAGCTGGAGCAGATGAGCGCTCCCTCGCTCGGCGGCGTCTCGGTGCCGCGTGGTGACGGCGAGACGATCGTCCGCCTGCGCCGCGGTGCGTCCATCACGGATTTCGCGGAGAAGATCGATGCGAACCCCGCGTCGCTCGTCACGGTGCTCTTCCACCTGGGCGAGATGGCGACGGCGACGCAGTCGCTCGACGAGGAGACGTTCAGCGTCCTCGGCGAGGAGCTCGGCTACAAGATCCAGGTCGTCTCGCCGGAGGACGAGGAGCGCGAGCTGCTCGAGTCCTTCGACATCGACCTCGATGCTGAGCTCGAGGCCGAGACTGACGAGGAGCTCGAGACCCGACCGGCTGTCGTCACCGTCATGGGCCACGTCGACCACGGTAAGACCCGCCTCCTCGACGCCATCCGCCACACGAACGTGGTCGAGGGCGAGCACGGCGGCATCACACAGCACATCGGTGCCTACCAGATCTCGTTCGAGCACGATGGTGACCCCCGCAAGCTCACGTTCATCGATACCCCGGGCCACGAGGCGTTCACGGCCATGCGTGCCCGTGGCGCCCAGGTCACCGATATCGCGGTGCTCGTCGTGGCCGCGGACGACGGCGTCATGCCGCAGACGGTGGAGGCGCTCAACCACGCCCAAGCCGCTGGCGTGCCGATCGTGGTCGCGGTGAACAAGATCGACAAGGAGGGCGCGAACCCGGACAAGGTCCGCGGCCAGCTCACCGAGTACGGTCTCGTTCCGGAGGAGTACGGCGGCGACACGATGTTCGTGGACGTCTCCGCTCGCCAGAGCCTGCACATCGACGACCTCATCTCCGCGGTCCTGCTCACGGCTGACGCCGCGCTCGACCTCCGGGCGAACCCGAACAAGGATGCGCGCGGTGTCGCGATCGAGGCCAACCTCGACCGCGGCCGTGGTGCGGTCGCAACCGTGCTCGTGCAGTCCGGGACGCTCCACGTCGGCGACAACATGGTGGCTGGCACGGCGCACGGCCGTGTTCGTGCGATGTTCGACGAGGACGGCGAACCGGTAGAGGTCGCGCTCCCGTCGCGTCCGGTCCAGGTTCTGGGCCTCTCCTCGGTGCCACGTGCAGGTGACACGTTCCTCGTGACCGAGGACGATCGCACCGCCCGCCAGATTGCGGAGAAGCGCGAGGCCGCCGAACGCAACGCCCAGCTCGCGAAGCGCCGCAAGCGGATCAGCCTCGAGGACTTCGACAAGGCTGTGGCCGAAGGCAAGATCGACACCCTCAACCTCATCCTCAAGGGCGATGTGTCCGGTGCCGTCGAGGCGCTCGAGGACTCGCTGCTCAAGATCGATGTCGGAGAGGAAGTCCAGCTCCGCGTCATCCACCGCGGTGTTGGTGCGATCACGCAGAACGATGTCAACCTCGCCACGGTCGACAACGCGATCATCATCGGCTTCAACGTCCGCCCGGCGGAGCGCGTGGCCGAGCTCGCGGACCGCGAGGGCGTCGACATGCGGTTCTACTCGGTGATCTACGCGGCGATCGAGGACATCGAGCTCGCTCTCAAGGGCATGCTCAAGCCGGAGTACGAGGAGGTGCAGCTCGGTACCGCCGAGGTGCGCGAGATCTTCCGTTCGTCCAAGTTCGGCAACATCGCCGGCTCGATCGTGCGCAGCGGGATCATCCGCCGCAACTCCAAGGCCCGCCTCCTGCGCGGTGGCGTGGTCGTTGCGGAGAACCTCTCGATCGATTCGCTCAAGCGGTTCAAGGACGACGCAACCGAGGTCCGGGAGGGCTTCGAGTGCGGTATCGGCCTGGGGTCGTTCAACGACATCCAACTCGAGGACGTCATCGAGACGTTCGAGATGCGCGAGAAGCCGCGCGTCTGA
- a CDS encoding YlxR family protein: MQSKAQPLRTCIGCRQSAPRSVLLRLVRDPEDPQRVVVDPRRRLPGRGAWLHPDRACLTQAVKRRAFSRAFRGAVEHAAVDDFFGTAVLAPARTVTVQAESGSEI, from the coding sequence GTGCAGAGTAAGGCGCAACCGCTGCGGACCTGCATCGGCTGCCGCCAGAGTGCGCCCCGGTCTGTACTGCTCCGGTTGGTGCGGGACCCCGAGGACCCACAGCGCGTCGTCGTCGATCCGCGCCGCCGACTGCCCGGTCGAGGTGCTTGGCTGCATCCCGACCGTGCATGCCTGACGCAAGCCGTCAAACGCCGAGCGTTCAGCCGCGCCTTCCGGGGCGCCGTTGAGCACGCGGCCGTCGACGACTTCTTCGGCACCGCCGTGCTGGCTCCCGCCCGCACGGTCACCGTCCAAGCTGAAAGCGGGTCAGAAATCTGA
- the nusA gene encoding transcription termination factor NusA has product MDIDMSALRLLERERDIPVDKLIPTIEQALLLAYHKSPGAIEKARAEVDRRSGHVTIWATEIDEEGNPIGEFDDTPEGFGRIAATTARQVILQRLRDVEDDNVLGEFKGREGELIAGLIQQGSNPHMVQVNLGAVEALLPPPEQVPGEQYLHGSRIRAYVVDVHRGMKGPSITLSRSHPGLVKKLFELEVPEIADRSVEIVAIAREAGHRTKIAVRANVQGINAKGACIGEMGSRVRAVMTELNDEKIDIVDYSDEAATFIANALSPAKVKSVTIVDEGSRSARVTVPDYQLSLAIGKEGQNARLAAKLTGWRIDITSDAAAKAVE; this is encoded by the coding sequence GTGGACATCGACATGAGCGCGCTGCGCCTACTGGAGCGAGAACGCGACATCCCTGTCGACAAGCTCATCCCGACGATCGAGCAGGCACTGCTCCTCGCGTACCACAAGTCGCCCGGGGCCATCGAGAAGGCGCGAGCAGAGGTGGACCGCAGGAGCGGGCACGTGACGATCTGGGCGACCGAGATCGACGAGGAAGGCAACCCGATCGGCGAGTTCGATGACACGCCGGAGGGCTTCGGGCGCATCGCAGCGACCACTGCCCGCCAGGTCATCCTCCAGCGGCTCAGGGACGTCGAGGACGACAACGTGCTGGGGGAGTTCAAGGGCCGCGAGGGCGAACTCATCGCAGGACTCATCCAGCAGGGCAGCAACCCGCACATGGTGCAGGTGAATCTCGGCGCGGTCGAGGCACTGCTGCCGCCACCCGAGCAGGTTCCAGGCGAGCAGTATCTCCACGGGAGCAGGATCCGTGCGTACGTCGTGGACGTGCATCGCGGAATGAAGGGCCCTTCGATCACGCTGTCGCGCTCGCACCCGGGACTCGTGAAGAAGCTCTTCGAGCTCGAAGTGCCCGAGATCGCGGACAGGAGCGTGGAGATCGTAGCGATCGCGCGTGAGGCCGGGCACCGCACCAAGATCGCTGTCCGCGCGAACGTGCAGGGAATCAACGCGAAGGGCGCGTGCATCGGCGAAATGGGCTCGCGCGTACGCGCCGTCATGACCGAGTTGAATGACGAGAAGATCGACATCGTCGACTACAGCGACGAGGCTGCGACCTTCATCGCCAACGCGCTCTCGCCCGCGAAGGTCAAGTCCGTGACGATCGTCGATGAGGGGAGCCGCTCGGCACGCGTCACCGTCCCCGACTACCAGCTTTCGCTCGCGATCGGCAAGGAAGGGCAGAACGCCCGTCTCGCGGCCAAGCTGACGGGGTGGCGGATCGACATCACCTCCGACGCGGCTGCCAAGGCTGTAGAATAG